One part of the Bacteroidota bacterium genome encodes these proteins:
- a CDS encoding glutamate-5-semialdehyde dehydrogenase: MENCTEKIKKVQEASRELAIMEEDTINKVLCDLADTAVAKTAYILEANHKDLVRMDPADPCYDRLQLTRERIEGIAADIRNVARLDFPLGKVILEQTLSNGLNISKITVPLGIIGIIYEARPNVTFDVFSLCFKSGNACVLKGGSDAEYSNIAIAEIIKEVLHKYNLDENILYLMPASREATEIMLNAVGLIDVIIPRGGKGLIDFVRNNSKVPVIETGAGIVHTYFDESGDLEKGKAIVENAKTRRVSVCNALDCLIIHRFRLNDLPSLLAPLAAKEVEIFADGPAYASLNGKYPRKLLYPATPEHFGTEFLSLKMAIKTVDNLEEAINHITRYGSKHSEAIISEDEKNIEKFLARVDAAAVYANTSTAFTDGAQFGLGAEIGISTQKLHARGPMGLNELTSYKWIIQGKGQIRKP; this comes from the coding sequence ATGGAAAATTGTACAGAAAAAATAAAAAAGGTTCAGGAAGCCAGCCGTGAGCTGGCCATTATGGAGGAGGATACCATCAATAAAGTTCTGTGCGATTTGGCAGATACTGCCGTTGCCAAAACCGCGTATATCCTGGAAGCAAACCACAAAGACCTGGTCCGCATGGATCCTGCCGATCCCTGTTACGACAGGTTGCAACTCACCCGGGAACGCATTGAGGGCATTGCTGCAGACATTAGAAACGTTGCCCGCCTCGATTTCCCATTGGGAAAAGTCATCCTCGAACAAACCCTGTCCAATGGGCTCAATATTTCAAAAATCACGGTACCTTTGGGAATAATCGGAATTATTTATGAAGCCAGGCCCAATGTAACATTTGACGTGTTTTCCCTATGTTTCAAATCAGGAAATGCCTGTGTCTTGAAAGGAGGAAGCGATGCCGAATATTCAAATATTGCAATTGCCGAAATCATTAAGGAAGTACTTCATAAGTATAACCTGGATGAAAATATACTTTACCTGATGCCGGCCTCCAGAGAGGCCACAGAAATCATGCTTAATGCAGTGGGATTGATTGATGTGATTATCCCCCGTGGCGGTAAAGGCCTGATTGATTTTGTCAGAAACAATTCCAAAGTACCCGTTATAGAAACCGGTGCAGGAATTGTGCATACCTATTTCGATGAAAGCGGGGATTTGGAAAAAGGGAAAGCCATTGTTGAAAACGCCAAAACACGGAGGGTCAGTGTTTGTAATGCCCTGGACTGCCTCATTATCCACCGATTCAGATTAAATGACCTTCCCTCACTGCTTGCTCCGCTTGCAGCAAAAGAAGTGGAAATTTTTGCTGACGGGCCCGCCTATGCCTCATTAAACGGGAAATATCCCCGGAAACTCTTATATCCTGCCACTCCGGAACATTTTGGAACAGAATTCCTTTCCCTTAAAATGGCCATTAAAACAGTTGACAATCTGGAGGAAGCCATCAACCATATTACCCGATACGGTTCAAAACATAGTGAGGCCATCATTTCAGAGGATGAGAAAAATATAGAAAAATTTCTGGCAAGGGTTGATGCTGCTGCTGTTTATGCAAACACATCCACAGCATTTACTGATGGCGCACAATTCGGTCTGGGCGCAGAAATTGGCATCAGCACCCAGAAACTTCATGCCAGAGGCCCTATGGGATTGAATGAGCTGACTTCCTACAAATGGATTATACAGGGCAAGGGGCAAATCAGAAAGCCATAG